The following proteins are encoded in a genomic region of Pseudomonas sp. Os17:
- a CDS encoding DUF1963 domain-containing protein gives MPEDPDQDSAYLGGNPYLPESIPWPTDSTGAPLLHLASLPASVINRYLAGMQLNDELVISLFTPYSIVSDTYIEQAMQEGGKVLAYRPAARQVDGYGQPITPARRIAVIENPGQDSDENGLAKIAGIPAWIQGQETRPGLNYVLQINNSRLNRAAPGHKGILVGGTGYLLLKQGIDDEDLMAGALIIQSS, from the coding sequence TTGCCCGAAGACCCCGACCAGGACTCCGCCTACCTCGGCGGCAACCCCTACCTGCCTGAGTCCATCCCTTGGCCCACCGACTCGACGGGCGCCCCCTTGCTGCACCTTGCCAGCCTGCCGGCCAGCGTTATCAATCGATACCTTGCCGGCATGCAATTGAATGACGAGCTGGTGATTTCGCTGTTTACGCCTTACTCAATCGTCAGCGACACCTACATCGAGCAGGCCATGCAAGAGGGCGGCAAGGTGCTGGCCTACAGGCCCGCGGCGCGACAGGTGGATGGTTACGGACAGCCCATCACCCCGGCGCGGCGAATCGCAGTGATTGAAAATCCGGGGCAGGACAGCGACGAAAACGGCCTGGCCAAGATCGCCGGAATACCCGCCTGGATTCAGGGGCAAGAGACACGCCCAGGCTTGAACTATGTGCTGCAGATCAACAACTCCCGGCTGAACAGGGCCGCTCCAGGGCACAAGGGCATTTTGGTCGGCGGAACCGGCTATCTGCTATTGAAGCAAGGCATTGATGACGAAGACCTGATGGCCGGGGCCCTGATCATCCAGAGTTCATAA
- a CDS encoding DUF7716 domain-containing protein, with protein MLLLLSLRDVIEALATCDSNNDVWSRYSWVYVKDGAPLIEARFYLSSPEEESNSVPGENGEQMPAFAVAHGLSYCLEAADFVDVLSVQKRQQPLSQLEDYAAALEHYAERDAFLDRGEFYSGRCVDQQPLPGISRDFFPEYDLQLDTCPADRIRDAARVIAKLLHISVADALARCRRLPVILGERTDSQGRVRIETQFIALSLPLQITTHRPLAWLPGVDP; from the coding sequence ATGCTTTTACTTTTGAGTCTTCGTGACGTTATCGAAGCCCTTGCGACCTGTGATAGCAATAACGATGTCTGGAGCCGCTATTCATGGGTCTATGTCAAGGACGGGGCACCGCTGATCGAAGCTCGCTTTTACCTTTCTTCGCCCGAGGAAGAATCGAATAGCGTACCCGGCGAGAACGGTGAGCAAATGCCGGCCTTTGCCGTAGCACACGGCCTTTCGTATTGCCTTGAAGCTGCCGACTTTGTAGATGTACTGAGCGTACAGAAGCGTCAGCAGCCGCTCTCACAACTTGAGGACTATGCCGCTGCGCTTGAACACTACGCCGAGCGAGACGCCTTTCTAGATCGGGGTGAGTTCTACAGTGGTCGGTGCGTGGATCAACAGCCGTTGCCAGGCATTTCACGCGACTTTTTTCCCGAATACGATCTTCAGCTGGATACGTGTCCGGCTGATCGCATCCGAGATGCTGCGCGCGTCATCGCTAAATTGCTGCACATAAGTGTGGCTGATGCTCTCGCGCGTTGCAGGAGGCTGCCGGTGATTCTAGGGGAACGCACCGACTCACAGGGGCGCGTGCGGATTGAGACACAATTCATCGCTCTTTCGTTGCCGCTGCAAATAACGACACACAGGCCCCTTGCCTGGCTTCCCGGAGTTGATCCGTAA
- a CDS encoding SGNH/GDSL hydrolase family protein, translating to MIRRACLVALMTMTASTAFGGPGYDHLYAFGDSYSDNGAGEAFTRTMAAQKVKDAQALPGSLYWQGRWSNGPTAVEHLAQALKISLTDYAIGGAKSGNGNYYAWMQPSRDTGVFGQIADHLKAAKTHKADPDALYFIFVSANDFFEWADFSHPETIDVLGQNSVANIQKSTETLIAAGAKHVLVVGTTDLSHVPAVVQGNQVKNATQYQQILEQKLPAVLATLANAHHVSIGYFDHLAFSNALRAAPEVAGLKDLDTPCQATYPDVKPVCADPDSHYYWDEWHPTRKVHSLAAEAMLETLKASR from the coding sequence ATGATTCGACGCGCGTGCTTGGTCGCTCTAATGACAATGACTGCATCAACCGCCTTTGGCGGCCCTGGCTACGATCATCTCTATGCTTTCGGTGACAGCTACTCCGACAACGGTGCGGGTGAAGCCTTCACTCGAACAATGGCCGCGCAGAAGGTCAAAGATGCACAGGCGCTACCCGGTTCGTTGTATTGGCAGGGACGCTGGAGCAATGGTCCCACCGCGGTCGAGCACTTGGCGCAGGCCTTGAAAATCTCCTTGACCGACTACGCCATTGGCGGCGCCAAAAGCGGCAACGGCAACTACTACGCCTGGATGCAGCCCTCTCGCGACACTGGGGTTTTCGGCCAAATCGCCGATCACCTGAAAGCCGCTAAAACACACAAAGCGGATCCGGATGCGCTGTATTTCATTTTCGTCTCAGCCAACGATTTTTTTGAGTGGGCCGACTTCTCGCACCCAGAAACGATTGACGTGCTTGGCCAGAACAGCGTGGCGAACATACAGAAGAGCACCGAGACGCTGATCGCAGCAGGGGCGAAACACGTGCTGGTGGTGGGGACCACGGATTTGAGCCATGTGCCGGCTGTGGTGCAGGGCAATCAAGTCAAGAACGCAACGCAATACCAGCAGATACTCGAACAAAAACTGCCCGCCGTGCTGGCAACACTGGCTAATGCCCATCACGTGAGCATTGGTTACTTCGACCACCTGGCCTTCAGCAACGCGCTTCGCGCGGCACCCGAGGTGGCGGGCCTGAAGGATCTGGATACCCCGTGCCAAGCCACCTACCCGGACGTCAAACCCGTGTGTGCGGATCCGGATAGCCATTACTACTGGGATGAGTGGCACCCGACCCGCAAAGTCCACAGCCTGGCCGCCGAGGCGATGCTTGAAACGTTAAAAGCGAGCCGTTGA
- a CDS encoding transposase, producing MQPQRRSYSKSFKAQVVQECAQPGASIASVVQKHSMRLAVPS from the coding sequence ATGCAGCCACAACGCCGTTCCTATTCCAAATCCTTCAAGGCCCAGGTTGTCCAAGAATGCGCCCAACCCGGCGCTTCGATTGCCAGCGTCGTGCAGAAGCACAGTATGCGTCTGGCCGTCCCATCCTGA